gtgggagtgttcgtacagagtgtgggagtgttcGTACAGAGTGCGGGAGTGTTCGTACAGAGTGCGGGAGTGTTCGTACAGAGTGCGGGAGTGTTcgtacagagtgtgggagtgttcgtacagagtgtgggagtgttcgtacagagtgtgggagtgttcgtacagagtgtgggagtgtccgtGGGAGTGTCCgtacatagtgtgggagtgtccttataGAGTGTGGGAGTTACCGCAGTTAAAAAGCAAAATTATTGAGACTGCTAATGCTATCAGTGTTATACATCTACATACAAATTTTTATGATGAATGAATGTGCTAATGCTAAAAGTAATGCTAACACAAACATCATgtaaaaagcaacattatataaaAAGCTAACAGTATTTCTAAACCCCTCCTCTTGTCCTCTCAGGCAGCGGATGCTTAGCCCCGCCCACTTCCTGCAGACAGTGTTGCACATCGTTCAGGTGGTCGTCAGCTACTTCCTGATGCTCGTCTTCATGACCTACAACGCTTACCTCTGCATCGCCGTGGCGGCCGGTGCTGGCATGGGCTACTTCCTGTTCAGCTGGCGAAAGGCGGTGGTCGTTGACATCACAGAGCACTGCCATTAACATTATTAGCGTGCTAATTAGCATCGCATGGGGGGATTTTGCTGATCACAATCAATAAAATGCTAACAAACACTTTCACTTTATGTTAGCACGCTAGCTAATCTGGAACTACAAACCGGCAGAATGTTAGCGTGAGGTTAGCACATATAACGAGACACTAAATCACAAATGTTACTCAGTAACCGTGGTAACCAACACCTTGTTATAGGTTAACATTCACACTAACATCTGTAGTTAGCGATTAATAAATCTTTGTTTAGCAggttaagtcttttttttttaactcctgCTGGAGGGCGAGTCGGCCAATCACAGCTCGCATCTCCTCAGAAGTTCCTGATTGGCCAAATCATGTGATACTGTCTCTTATTTCCTTTTTAGTGCCATGACAAGTGGAAGGTTAGCGCTAGCTGCTACTAGCCAAAATGTTAGCATACGTAGCTCACGTTTACTCTTATTTCTTTTAGTTAGCATCGTTAGAAGAACCACCAATCATAAaccatatttaaacatttatttagaatATATTAGAGAGTAGATGTTTaacaaaacttttcatttagatttgttttaatttaaatgaaattattaaaaatatatttttttttattgttcttgtCTACATACAGAAACTGTTTctatgtttttccttttaaattaGTCGTTGACGTGAATCCAGCCGATGAGCCACTTCTTGAGTTTATCAGAcaaattattataatatttttttaaattgctgaAATTCTCCTCGAAAGGTTTTTGGTCTAAATCATCAACTTTAACGTGTCACAAAACTTTTCAGTGAAAtcttttgacctttttaaaataaaactcatgtCCAGTGAACATCGAGCCGCCTGTTGAATCGCTCCTGAATTAAAGTTTCAAGAAGTAAAATCTGAAACGATTTTCAGAAATTTCTAAataattttttcctttttccttttcgAGCGCTCTGACTGGTCCGTGAGCCGACCAATCACAGCTCAGATATTTTACATCAGATTGATTTAGATTCCTCgatttttaaatatgaaacatttcccAGATTTTCTcctgaataaaaacatcatgaGATCCATTTCATGAACGAAATTTACAAAAAGGACTTTTTTTAAACCCCAGCGTCTGTCCGTGTCTCATGTTTTGTCTCGGCCTTAAACCCGTTGCCTTAACGAGGCTGAGCAGCTGCTGACTGCAGGCCAGTGTCGGAGCTCAAGGTGCTGCTCTTCACCGCCACCGTGTCTGTTGGCGTGGAGGCTCTGCTGGTTTCACTTCAGTTCAACTGGAAAACTGTCGTCTCTTGACTTATTTCAGTGTGAGAAGAAATGTGTCGTTAACCTGGAAAAACTGGTTCGGTAGGAAAgaccaaaaataaaagataacaaACTGCTGATGGAGTCAAACTGTCGGTGGTTCCTGACTAGCGATCAAAGGATTTCCACAGATGTCATTGTGATttattgtgattgttttttaatctctcACTGAGACGTGGGCAGAGTTTACTTACGGCACCAGTCGGGTCGCAGGTCGGACCAGTTACTGGATCTTATTCTGCAGACGTGACCCACGTCAGAGCTCTGGGCCCGGCAGTCGTCTCAGTGTCgtctgtgttgatgttgaaatgAAGTCGAGGTTAACGTGTTAAACTGTCTGTGAAGGAAACGTTAAAGTGTCTGAAATGTTTGAATTGTCACGAATGCTGGAATCATTAAAGAACAATGAAGTTTATGAAGAAAGTCGTCGTCTCGTCTGTTCGGAGGATTAaacattgtgatgatgatgaaaacgATCAGTGACCGGAACCAGTCGGTCACTTCTGGGTCAGCTCGGTTCACACCGACGAACACGACATGTCAGCAGAGGAGCTGCGCttctcctgctcacctgtggCGGCGCTGATGAGCTGCGCttctcctgctcacctgtggCGGCGCTGATGAGCTGCGCttctcctgctcacctgtggCGGCGCTGATGAGCTGCGCttctcctgctcacctgtggCGGCGCTGATGAGCTGCGCttctcctgctcacctgtggCGGCGCTGATGAGCTGCGCttctcctgctcacctgtggCGGCGCTGATGAGCTGCAGCACCAGTCTGCCGGAAACGAGCAGAACTTCCGGGTTGCAGGTGACAGGTAGATGTTTTGCAGCGGGTCAAATCAATCACGGACAAACATTCCTCCTTTAAATCAGCGCTGCCGTTAATTTGCCGGGACGTGGACGTGTTGTGTTGGACGCCCTGTGGTTTCCGTTAGCCGGGTCTCAGTCACGTCCTCCCGCGGCTCGTCCAGGCACCGACCCTCTGATGGCCTCCAGGCGGCCGGACAGCTTCGACGGGCTCGGCTACCGCGGCCGCGATGACCCGCTGTACGGAGCGAGCTACCCGGTCAGGAGCGCCGGAGGTCCCGCGGAGCTGCAGCACCACCACTGGGTCACCACGCCGCCGGACATTCCCGGGAGCCGGAACCTGCACCACGGAGACCGAACTCCGCAGTACGACGAGCCGCTGGGAGAGCCCGGAGGTCCCGGAGCCGCAGCCGCCTGGGACGCTCCGCAGCCGGGCGTCCCGCCAGCTGGTAGGTCggtgagggaggaggggtggtCAGCTAGCAGGCTGATGCTACACTGGGAAGTAGATGGACCAGCTAACGGCTCCATTAATGTAATGTTGGTGTTCATGTCAGGGTGACACGGTACTTAGCTCCCAGGCTAGCGTTAGAATGGGAAGTGAATGGAACAAGCTAACAGCTACTTAGCTAACCGACCAGAATGTTCATACGATCTGTCAGGCGGaacatgctaatcagctagcagGCTAATGCTAATATGTCAACAAGAAACACTGAAAGGACTTCTCGTTAGCTTGTAAGCTAATCATAACATAGACAACAGCCTTAAAAGTCCGAGTAGCTGGTGGCTAGCCGGCAGGCTAATGACAGAATATAGCAGGCTAATAGTTGGCTAGGAGGGCTAATTAGCAGAATTTGAATGGATCATTCTAGCTAACGAGGCTAATCGTTAGCCTGTGTCTGAACGTCACATCCGGAGAATTAagtaaaatctgtttttctcttcaactTGTTATTTTAGTATCATAAAATAATGTTCAGGTTCATAATTcagaataaaaggaaaaacaaacaaagtgaagtttgaatgaatgaatgaatgaattaaaatgaataactatgattttcttcttcttgcagaGCAGCTGAATCGATTCGCAGGCTTTGGGATCGGACTCGTCAGGTTGTAAATCATTTCATATCAATAAAGTtataaaaaagtcagaaaatgaatgtttattaTGAATCTTATCCAGTCAGTGAAGGACATCGCCTGACAGCgatggttttcaaaataaatgtccctaaataactgtctgtgtgtgtgtgtgtctgtgtgtgtgtgtgtgtgtctgtgtgtgtgtctgtgtgtgtgtgtgtctgtctgcctgtgtgtctgtctgtctgtctgcctgtctgtgtgtctgtctgcctgtctgtgtgtctgtgtgtctgtgtgtctgtctgtctgcctgtctgtgtgtgtgtgtgtgtgtgtctgtgtgtgtctgtgtgtgtgtgtctgtctgtctgcctgtctgtctgcctgtctgcctgtctgtgtgtgtgtctgcctgtctgtgtgtctgtgtgtgtgtgtgtctttgtgtctgtgtgtgtgtgtgtctgtgtgtctgtgtgtctgtgtgtgtctgtctgtctgcctgcctgcctgtctgcctgtgtgtgtgtgtctgtctgtctgtctgtctgtctgtctgtctgtgtgtgtgtgtgtctgcctgcctgtctgcctgtctgcctgtctgtctgcctgcctgtctgtgtgtctgtctgtctgtgtgtctgtctgtctgtgtgtctgtctgtctgtctgtctgtctgcctgtctgtctgtctgtctgtctgtgtgtgtgtgtgtctgtctgtctgtctgtctgcctgcctgtctgcctgcctgtctgcctgtgtgtgtgtgtgtgtgtgtgtgtctgtctgtctgtctgtctgtctgtctgtctgtctgtctgcctgcctgtctgcctgtgtgtgtgtgtgtgtgtgtgtgtgtgtctgtctgtctgtctgtctgtctgcctgcctgtctgcctgtgtgtgtgtgtgtgtgtgtgtgtgtgtgtctgtctgtgtgtctgcctgtctgtctgcctgtctgtctgcagcctgttCACAGAGAACGTCCTGGCTCACCCCTGTATCGTCTTCCGCAGACAGTGTCAGGTATCAGCTCACCGTCATGATTAACTTCAGTTTAAACTCAAAGttgttttcacttgtttccAGTGAAACGTGTGAGATGAGGTTTGTGTTCATTGTTGCAGGAATGAATTAATCagactgtttctctttgttgtgtttcagattttatttgtatttaatcCTTGTTTATGTCACAGATGTTTGTATATATTTAGTTtcttaataaataaagttatctgAGCAGAATTGATCCTTGTACAAATCTAcataactgtttttttcctgctgctgctgtctgattgGCTGGTGGTGTCAGGTGAACTACCACGGCCGCTGTTACCACCTGACTCCCTTCAGCGCCGTCGCCGTCATGTACGCCATCACCAAGGCTCAGGTGACAAATAATATTTCAtttatcacattaaaatataaacataaagaTGTCGTCATCATGAAGAATCAATCAGTGTGATCAGGTATCAATAACTGGTTGTTCAGGGTGTGAAGGCTCTGTGGAAGGGGATGGGCAGCACCTTCATCGTTCACGGCATCACGCTCGGAGCTGAAGGCATCATCAGCGAGTTCACACCGTTACCACGGTAACTACTCACTGCTCACTGTACTGTAGTATGACTGTAGTGTTGTAGTATGACTGTAGTATTGTTGCAGTCTgactgtagtattactgtagtattgttgtagtattactgtagtattgTTGTAGTATGACTGTAGTATAACTGTAGTATgactgtagtattactgtagtattactgtagtattgttgtagtattactgtagtattgTTGCAGTCTgactgtagtattactgtagtattgttgtagtattactgtagtattgTTGCAGTCTgactgtagtattactgtagtattactgtagtattgTTGCAGTCTgactgtagtattactgtagtattactgtagtattgTTGCAGTCTgactgtagtattactgtagtattactgtagtattgTTGCAGTCTgactgtagtattactgtagtattaCTCACTGAGTGTTCTGTGTGCAGGGAGCTTCCTCACAGGTGGACGTGGAAACAGCTGGCTGGACATTTACTGCTGAAAGGGtcagtttcttcttctactgAGTGACTGCGTCTCAactcaggggctgcagccttcgcAGGACGCAGCCTTGAAGGACGCAGCCTTCGCAGGACGCAGCCTTGAAGGACGCAGCCTTCGCAGGACGCAGCCCCTGAGTTGAGACGCAGCCACTGACTGAACTCATCTCTTCTTCTACTGAGTGACTGACGGACATGTTGACGTAAACCCTCATGTGCGTTTAATCTgaagactctctctctctctcgctctgtgtctgtctctcgcCCGCAGGTTAACAGCTGTGGTGGCTCTTCCGTTTTACTGTGCCAGCCTGGTCGAGACCGTCCAGGTCAGTATGGATTATTATTGATCATTGATTAGACGTGagtctaaaatgttttcaggaacATTCTGACATTGTGgtttcatcactttaatgtaatTTGAGGTAGATCATCTAGTAGCAGCTCTGGAGCGTCTGGTTGTTCACGTGTGAACGACATGTTTTCATCTTGACCTCAGTGTCGTTGGAGCTGATGGATGACAGCGTGGACACCATCTTTGCTTGTTTCAGTCAGAATCATTGATCATGTGTGATGATGAAACAGTAAAGATCTTGTTAAACAAGAGACCAGATGACTCAGTAaacgacctgcagcagctcacTGCGTCACTGAAACATCAGCAGCTGCTGATTGGCCGTGCGTTGACTCTGCTTCCTGTCGTGTCTCCACAGAGCGAGATCGTCCGTGACGACTCGTCCTCCGGTCTGCTCGATTGTGTCCGTGAAGGTCTGACTCGGCTGTTGGGTGTCGGCGCTCCTCACAGTCGTCGTCTGCTTCCTCTCAGctctctgctgcttcctgcCGCGCTGCATGCCGTCCTGCGATACGCCATCGCCGCCTCCGTGCAGCGGGTGGCGCTGTGGCTTCACCAGCGGGGCAGGAAGCAGCGGGTGGAACCCAGCAACCCGCTGGACGCCTACTTCCCAGAGCTGGCAGCAGCGTGGGCGGGGTCTCTGGTGGCTGACATCgtgctgtttcctctggagacgGCGCTGCACCGCCTCGGCCTGCAGGGCACGCGCACCATCATCGACGCCACCGACGGCGTGGTCGGCGTGGGAAATGGCGGCAGCCCACTTGTCCTCCCTGTCAACTCGCAGTACGATGGCTTCTCCGACTGCCTCCACAGCATCCGCCGCAAGGAGGGCACTGCAGGGTTTTACCGCGGCTTCGGAGCGCTGGCGGCGCAGTACGCACTGCACGGCGCGCTGCTGGCTGCGGCCAGGACgctgctgaggctgctgctgctggaggggcGGGGCAGCTAGAGGACCGCTACCATGGAGACCACGcagcatcacttcctgttcacaCGTCAACCATCAGTCCACCATGACGACGAAGGATGAAGTGACACGAGTTAATCAGCTCGACCTGATGTGAGACGACAGTCTGATCATCAGCTGATAGAAACACACGAGACATGAAGCTCGAAGTGAGACGACGTCAGAGTCGTCAACAGaactgatcacacacacacacacacacacacacacacacacacacacacactgacatcacacacacacacacacacacacacacacacacacacactgacatcacacacacacactgatctctctctcacacacacacacacacacacacacacacacacactgatctctctcacacacacacacacacacacacacacacataaagagcAGATTCTTGTTTTGTCATGTGACTGAATGAGACAGCTGATTGGTTGATAAAAGATATGTAATGATGTCATTAATATGTAATGATGTCATTAATATGTGATATATTAATGATCATTACATATTAATGAGAATATATACGAGGTCAGAAAACATTGAAACATCGaacaaacataaattaaaacttGAGATCTGTCACTCTGTCAGCACTACCACAGACACCATAGCAACCGCCTAGCAACCGTTTAGTAACTCCATAGCAACCATTACTGACCTAGCAACCAGCTGCCGCTTTACCTGCTTCGTCCTGCAGTCCTTTAAAGTTTTACACGCCACATTTAGCTCCAGGTcatgtttagcttagcttagcacaaagactgggagACTCTGAACGTTCGCGTCACTTCCTGCcttcaaacaaaatgttgtcATGCGTAACCATGGAAACGCagtgtcacttcctgttccagCATGAACTCATGATCCTGTGTTAAAATTATAAAAGCTGAAAGCTGATTGgtcagcctcagctgctgtgtattgatcagtgtgtgtgtgtatacaagTACTGATGTACGTGAACACCTGTCGGCCAAcaaaccacttcctgtttgtataAAGTTGTAAAAATTAATTAAGTTCTATGTGTTGAAAGAAAAGTAGCTTTAGATGAAATGATATGTGATGCAACGATATTTAAATCAAATGAGTGAAACTAAATAAATCAGTTGAAGCACAAACTGAACTGGTGTcgatttttcaaaataaaaggcttCCAACAagtgtttcctttttaaatcCGTCTGCACGTGTTCATACTTTAACgttgaaactttgttttcatgtgaaatgACGTGAGCTGAgtgtggaggagctgctgtctTTAATGACATCACTGTCAGTATTAACACATTGCAGTAGATCACATGATGTTAATGTGTTAAACTCTAAATACTGTAAATGAGACGTTTGCTGCGCTGCTTCACTTCATATTTACAGgttctgctttgtgttttaatttcagaCTTTCTTCAtgatcagattattttttattatcttaaatacatttattcacctcgaccccgcatagcattACAAAGCGTCTGCTGAATGCcctgaatgtaaatgtattatGAAGAGAAGCAGTTTTATTGTATTATCCTAATTATTGTCTATTTCAATTTTCATTGTATTCTAGTGTTAGTTAATCAATATAGCtataattattttcagtttatcATTATATccgttttattttcttaatattttctGTCTCCTTCCGGTTGGATCCAGATTTCGTCGTCGGGCCGGAACCTTCGTGTCGGTGCGTGTTGTTTTCAGTCGGACTCAGTTCCTCGGCCCCCTGCATGTGTTTCTCTCTGCGCTCCGTCTCTCCGCTCTGACTGcttgtttggttgtttgtttgtttgtttgtgtgtttgtttgtttggcttgTATCCGGTAAAATCCTCCGTTGCTACCGGACATGTCGGCTGGCGGGAGTCTCGCGGGTGGCGGGAGTTCGTTGTTCTCCGGGTTCCGGGTTCTGGGACTTTACTCCAACCACGTGCCGCACGCGCTCAGGTACCACAAGAAGCACCGGGAGTTTTACGTGGTGACGGCGGTCGGGAAATGTTTCCACACGTACAACGTAAGAAActgactgtttgtgtttgtgtttgtgtttacacgaGTCAACGCGTGTCTGTATGTTGTCCACGTGTTTGTCCTCTGACGGCTTCCGTACAGCGTGTCAACATTAAACATCAGCTGTCTGTGAGGAGGAACCGATCAATTGATCTGTGATCAATGTGACACGtgcacagagtgtgtgtgtgtgtgtgtgtgtgtgtgtgtgtgtgtgtgtgtcagatcagcagcaggtgaaacaGGTAGAAACACCTGAGGAAGATTCTTCAGGTGACACGGCCGACTGAGGAAACATCGACCCATCAGAAATCTATTGATCTCTGATCAGCTCCTGGTggtctggtcctggtcctggtggTCCTGGTggtctggtcctggtcctggtcctggtcctccCCCACAGAGTTTCAGGAGTTCGCTGCTGTTTGCTGAGAATATACTGTTTTCTTTATGGAGTTCTGAATGGAGGAGTGATCAGTGTATTGATTAGAGCAGTGATCGGTGTATTGATTAGGGCAGTGATCGGTGTATTGATTAGAGCAGTGATCGGTGTATTGATTAGAGCAGTGATCGGTGTATTGATTAGAGCAGTGATCGGTATATTGATTAGAGCAGTGATCGGTGTATTGATTAGAGCAGTGATCGGTATATTGATTAATCGATGTATTGATTACTTTCAGGTGAACAGGTTGGGGATCGTTGCTGTCAGTGAGTacatttaaatctttttaaacTGAATTCACTCTGATGACGCTGCTGACAGCTCTGCTCTCCGATTGGCTGCTGTGTTCTGATGTAATGTGGTGGTTGCCTAGGTAACAGCCTTCCAGATGACATCAGCTGtgtgacagcagacaggatgTTGGTGTTCGCCGCCGCTGGACGAGTCATCAGCGCCTTCGCCAGGAACAAagaggttgtttttgttttttcaaaataaaatgtttgtaaaaagaaaaaaacttttaagaAGTTTCTGTTtgaggttttgtgtttttttgctttgattgatttttgttttgttttttaaagatgttttaaattcTTGTTTGAATTAAAACGTCACATCAGAGACACGTTTTCAAGGTTCTTCTTAGGGATGGGCGATATATATCGTTGGCGATAATatcgtcatttttttttttttgacgatgtgcaaatttccattatcgagtatttaaattacttcgccaaaaatattgaaacgAACGCGGAAACTCCTCACATCCACTTAACACACGGTGCAGCAGCGCCCTCTACAGCAGGGCAGGATTCGCCCCACCCCTCGACCTCTTGCCTTCGACCTCTGAACCCCGCGACgtctcataacaacaacaacaacaatggcggacTACGTGCTTGTGTTCGTGTTTCTTGCAACTGACTCGCCTTGTAGTCGAGTGTGAGTCGCAGCAGCAGTTCCACCTCATTATCGGTCCACACAAACGGTTCTGGTTTCCTTGCACTGGCCATTTCCGTCTTCTTCTTGTTGGGTTCGGTTTCTCCGtctactgtctgtctgtttacagcGCGCAAGCTTTTTGTGCTCGCGccgtctcttcttctccgtTTTTGGTGGATTTCAAGCGCCACCTATAGGCCTGGAATATGAACTACAGCGTTTTCAGTCGTTTTCAGTGGATCGATCTGGACACAAATATTCTTGAATTTTAAAGGATATCGACTGATTATCGTTATCGccaaaatcccccaaaatatcgagatattattttttgcccatATCACCCACCCCTAATTCTtctatttttctacatttttgaaATATTGAAATGATCTCGGTCAGTTTATAGAtgtgatatttgttttgttatttttttatgtgatttctGTTCAAAATatcttttgtttcagtgttaaacagtttaattgaaaaaacaaaataaatttgcTCTCTGTGCAGGTGGTGATGCGTTACCatggacacagacaggaagtgcgTGTGCTGCTTCCTCTGGGTGATCAGCTGATCTCTGCTGACAGCGGTGGTGATGTCATCGTGTGGGACGTCCAGGGAGCAGGTGAGTGGGCGGAGCTTCACCTACACTCACCTGCTCCTTTGTTTGACCTGTcctgtttcccatcatgccttgctttctctctgtcagaTGTTTACCTGCGGCTGCAGTTTGACCCCGCCACCTTCGACGTGTCGGCCATGATGCACCCGAGCACCTACCTGAACAAGGTGCTGCTGGGAAGCTCCCAGGGTGCACTGCAGCTCTGGAACATCAAGACcaggttagcatgttagcatccaGGCTAACGCAGTAGTTTGGTGGTGACAGAACAGAGGTGGTATTTTATATGAGGTGGACGACCAGCA
This portion of the Pagrus major chromosome 12, Pma_NU_1.0 genome encodes:
- the slc25a46 gene encoding mitochondrial outer membrane protein SLC25A46; translation: MASRRPDSFDGLGYRGRDDPLYGASYPVRSAGGPAELQHHHWVTTPPDIPGSRNLHHGDRTPQYDEPLGEPGGPGAAAAWDAPQPGVPPAEQLNRFAGFGIGLVSLFTENVLAHPCIVFRRQCQVNYHGRCYHLTPFSAVAVMYAITKAQGVKALWKGMGSTFIVHGITLGAEGIISEFTPLPRELPHRWTWKQLAGHLLLKGLTAVVALPFYCASLVETVQSEIVRDDSSSGLLDCVREGLTRLLGVGAPHSRRLLPLSSLLLPAALHAVLRYAIAASVQRVALWLHQRGRKQRVEPSNPLDAYFPELAAAWAGSLVADIVLFPLETALHRLGLQGTRTIIDATDGVVGVGNGGSPLVLPVNSQYDGFSDCLHSIRRKEGTAGFYRGFGALAAQYALHGALLAAARTLLRLLLLEGRGS